The Astatotilapia calliptera chromosome 19, fAstCal1.2, whole genome shotgun sequence DNA segment aaaaagaatcagttaacacttaaaataaagttttcaaATGACCTAATTATAacaaccaatatagaaattaacTCATTTTCAGGGCACGACCTTGACTTGTACAGTGCCAGTTTGTGGCTACATTACATTCACCTGCTCTACTGTTTTTGAGCAGTTCGAGCCTGTGTGATTTGATCAGGTGGAAAAACTTTGTAATGACATAAAGACATCATCTTGTCCAAATGATGTTGTTCCAACACATTTCTTAAAAAAGATTCTCAAGGTGGTCAGTTTTAATAGCAGTCTTAACTCAGGTGTTGTGCAGCCTGTGATTAAAGAAACTAATCTCGATTCCTCTGTTCTTGCAAGCTTCAGGCCTCTTTCAAAGCTTCCCTTTCTGTCAATAATTTTagaaaataatgtattttttcagCTGCAATTTCTATACAGTCACCCTGTTCTCGGGAGGTTTCAGTGCCTAAATTGCCTAAATTTGCCTCTCCACATCAGACAGGCTCCTACCCTCAATCTTTTTAAATGCTATCTTAAAACACAGCTCTACTCATTGGCTTTTAATGCTGCATGAgagttatttacttatttatttgttatttggcATTGATGTTAATTgatattcattattttattgtgtaatttgtatgtttgtacagcactttggtcaacaccactgttgtaattaaatgtgctatataaataaataaactaaactacataacattttttaatttttccatcACCTGTACCTTATGTTTATTAACAGGAAGCAGATTATAGCATGTTGACAtgactgtttgctgttttttgctAATTGTTTACTTGATTTTTTAATAACATATATTTCTCTTTAAATTTATTTGTTGACTGCATGTAGTTTGAGTTTTGGATGTCTATTCTGTTAAAAGGTGACCCAGAAAGAACAGCTGGTTCTTGGGTAATAACATCTAAATGAAGATAAACATACTCGATATGAACTTTATAATCAGCTCTACGATTAGCAGAATTTAAATCCATGTTAATCACTCTCTGTGGTCTCTTAGGCATGTAGACTTTCTGTCTATCTCACCTATTTTTTACAGTCatccttgtttgttttaaacccaCCTGCTCTTCCTGGTTATCGATCACAACCAGGTCAGAGCCACGACtaacacagtcctctctgctCTCATGCCAGTTCTTTTTGACAGTAGAGGACTCGGTGTAGGAGAAGAAATAGCAGGACGAGTTGAAAAGAGCCCAACCAGGGAGGCATCCGCCACAAGATCCCtctgagagaaacaaagagtTATCGTCTTTTCCAGTTAACACATTTCAGGAAAACATAAATAAGGATAAAAGTTTCTCACCTAAAGCTGATACATTGGACTTCAGGTTTGCCTTCTCCACTTGCAGTGCTTGCATCTGTTTCTGATAACCATCATTGACGGTCTTCAGCTGCTCAATTTTCACCTTTACTTCTTTGTGGTTGTTGATCGCGCTCTCTAACGCCTTCTTGGCCTCCTCTTCAGCTTCGATCACATCGCTGTGGTTGCTTCGGAGATAGTCGAGCTCATTGAAGAGCTGTGTTACAGCTGGGTTGGAAATGTGCAAGGAGCCCTCTTTGACTTTGGCACCTGAAAATGTTTGTGTCAAAATATCAATAGTTGAATCACATTTCAAAGTACTGGAAAATAATCTTGACACAGTTTTGTTTAGAAGGaactaaaatagttttttaatcaacaaactagaacattttctatttaaaaGATGTGTTACTGCTTGTGTTAACATGATTACTCTAAAATCTTATAGTGAAAGTGTGTTATCAGCAGTTTATCAGTAAgtttccaaattaaaaaaagtggGAAACGAAACTTAATGTGAATTTTCACACTCACAGTTAACTCCAATAACAACAGCCGTTATCAACAGCACAGCGTTCAGCAATCCAAGGAACGGTATAATCGGTGGGTACTTTGTTGATCCACCTTtagtaaataaacataaaaatattgtaATGTTTCAATGTTTGGCAGAAAACACAATTGACTTACATTTTCCTTCTTAGCTTCTTCTGCTTTGTAGGCATGCTTGAACAAGTGAACTGTATTTCCTCACAGCTGCAATGAGTTTGCGGTCAAGCCACAAACCAGCTACATTAGAAAACACATCTTATTTACTGTAGCTATATTTAGGTTTATCTGACCTCATACAAATACAACTTCATATGCAAGCATCCTACAAAAGCACACAGGTTTAGCAAATATTTAAGAATGATTTCAACTAATGTTCTTCCACTAAAATAGGCAACACTGACTTCAGGAAACtacctggaaaaaaaagatgaaatggaaagaaaagaggagaaaaagtgatGGCTAAACGAGTCACTGTGGAAGAAACTCGTACCTTGCCTAAATATACCATTGGACGGTGTGTCATTGTTCTCGTTTGGCCTTCTCTGTGGATTATCCATGACTGCAGTGTTGGTTGTAATGCCTACTGATCTGTCTGACTTCTCTTTTATAGCCTCAAAAAACTGACTTTGAATACGTAATGCTTGCTGTGGGTGTATCAGTTCTGCCTTGAATTCTGGGCCATTGACATCTGTTCGTGTTTCTGTGAAAACCAGTAATTTGATTTAGGATGGAGGTCGGCAGCCACATGTGGCTCTTTCGTCCTCAGCTGTGGCTCCCTCAAGTTTTGGgcggaaaaaataaaagtaagaaaaatttgcatgttacagGGATAGCCTGCTTTAAGAAAACAGTCTGATGGTAATGTATTCCGTGCCACAGGTTGAATGTTGTGGGGAAAACAGAGACGGCCTCTCTGTCCACAAGTGAGTGCGAGTTACATCTGCAGCACGAAGTTTAAAGAGTGAGAAAAGTATGTTTATAGTTGGAGCTACTGCAGCCAAAAGAGTCTAACCGGCCCAGTTGTGAGCGAAATGTTAGCAATAATCTGCAAACTGTGTTTAGAGCATCCAGGAATAAAGTTCTGCTGGTGCAACCCTCCGATGCCTCTCTCCATCTATCCACTTTGCGATAAGTTGACCCAGACCAGACAGCTAGTTACCACCTACGAGCCAAACTCAGAGCACATTTCCCAGAGTTCTCTGCACTAAATCTGCCATTACGACATGACCCACAAGCAAAGATTTGCACATACTTGTTTCATACTAGGACTTTTGTGGATCGGTGCGAAGCTGGCAGCCTTAAATGTGCATCGAAACATCACGTGGGCATGCAACGCAAGCGGTGTGTATCCGGTGATTCGTCCACATGTATTTAAGGTTTTGTGAGCTGGATTGTTACAGAATATTCTGGTGTTTTTCAATAACTATCTATGTATATTTTCCACCATcagcttttgtattttttttacgcCCAGGGCTGGACGGTTGATTGCTGCCTGCGGCTTGATGAAAAACAGAAGATGACAGCAcattaaaatgaactgaagtGATAATTACAGACAAATAGTTATTACGATTattctttttactttaaaactatTCGGCCACTGCtgcgttttatttatttgaaagtgGACTATTTTCTATTTGATGAATTTTCCAATTTccaatttttttccctcctcttcaTAGCATCTATAAAACAGTTCTTGAAAGTAAAAAGCTCTTCATCTTATTAAGAAATCTTATTATTCTTGTATTAGGTATAAACGGACTATTCACCCCCCCCGGCTGCACTACAGACACATAAGCACGAGTGCGCATGTGGCTGTTTTTGTCCCAGAATACGGTCGGAGGGGCTAAAATGTCCCTGTTGATGTTGAAGGTTGGTGAACCCTGGTCTAGGGACTTGCTTGAAATGACATTTTCTCATAAATCAGTTATCCTGATGCTTCTAAAAGTTTAAACCAGTGCCAGTTTTTTGTCATGACTATTGTACAGATGTAGTTAACCACATACtgtatatgtctgtgaaggttctcagtcatccaggtcatcgtagtcaaaggagcttgcaaagaaaagcgtctggacttctttaagttgcttgaagacgtttcacctctcatccgagaagcttcttcagttctaaggtcaaatggtggagtttcccaccttggctcaggcgattagaggatcatcagggggtccttttgtccctctgtggggggtcactcccactaggtttctatctgggactctccaccatttgaccttagaactgaagaagcttctcggatgagaggtgaaacgtcttcaagcaacttaaagaagtccagacgcttttctttccaagctcctttgaccacatACTGTATAGATTGTAGATTACTGTAGACATACTGTATACTGTAGACTGTAGAGTTCACTATATTTTTCAAATCGCACTGTTTTAgtagaataataaaaatacaagctattacacaaattcaaattttcattCCTTCTGCAAATGTGctcttatgttttttttgttttattttgtttttctagatCTGACTTCTGAAAACTTGCCTAAGAAACTACTAACAGATACTATGATGCAATTTTTTCGAAGAAACACATATCCtcttttttttgaagaagtaaattGACAGCACATCTTACAATAAATTACTCTACCTTAGCTATAAAGCAGGAAACAGACAGTGCAGCTTTATATGATAACAACAAAATCCACTTATACATGCAATTAATTAACATCTAATTTATAAATTAACTATTAATCCACAATTATCACCCCTATAATCCCAGTTACATTATGACATGTTGTTTAGTACTTTGTTTTtatgagttgcaaaattgtggctcgctggaattaaaaaaaaatttttttttttgctaattatGCATTTAATAAAACATCCATACATCGTTTTTACCTGTTTAACTGATAAAACTACAGTTCTGCAGTAATTGGCTGTAACTGTTGATTAATGTAATTGTCGAAAGCTATAACCAGAGGTAGAATGTAACAGACAATACGTAAAAAGTATTCATATAAGAGAAGAGCTTGAGAAAATGTGGAgagtgaaggtaacagtggtctcAGTGGTAATTGGAGCACACGGTgtagtgactcccaagctaggcgagtggctccagcagatcccaggaatgacatccgagatctctgtccagaagagcgcagaaGACCTGCTGATCAGGCACATTGATTGGTGCCTGATCAGCAGTACCTGTGAGCATAGACCCTGCTACAGTGGTCAATTGAGGACTTCACATAGCACGCCATGGCTGACTGATCTGGGTTGGGACAATGTCATAGGGCAACTTCAAGGTGGTGTCCCAAAAAAACAAGTTGTAGCATTATTTGGAGTGAGCATTTGAAGTCATATATTGACTCCTGTGAAACTTTAGTTtcatatatgaaatatttttaggaTTCATTTTTTGAACACTGCCTCTATCCACCAATTTTAACCCCGAGGCAACAATGGGTGGCCAGAGACAATGTTTGAAAGTGAGTGCAATGACTAAAACAGTGTCTGAGAATATTTAGTGAATCCTATATATCACATCCAAAAATTAATTTCTGAGTGTGTTAGGGCAGCATAATTGTGACAAAGGTGAGGGATGTATGAAATATTCTCTTCACCAAAATAGAtgttaataatttaatattatAGCTCCTGTAGTCTTCAGTAATGagttaatgttattttatagTTTCTTACTAGAAAATTTAAGTTCTTTAAATTTGTTACTTATAAGCCTGATgatagttttaaagtaagattTATGATAATTATCATATTTTAGCGTGTAAAAAGTGTAAATCAACGCTTTCCATTTATTTGATGAATGGTATTCTGCTGGTAGTCGTTGGAGTTCTTGGGATAACTGTGTCCATGACAGTCTACgtgacaaaaatacaacttcagTTTCCCTTTTCTGTAGAATTTCACAATGTCCGACCACCAAGAAAATGAACGCTGAGCAACTATATAAGGGGACAAGGGGATTTTACATgttggaaatttattttgagccttTCATGGAAACATGCTAATGTGGTGAGTTTTGATCAGAACTGCTGTTTGTTCCAAAGTTTAGTTTGATGTTGGATATTTTACattaaagacacaaacacacagatgtgaTGTGATCGaagctgaagaggaggacaagAAGTTACTAGAGCATGTGAACAAAAACCATGAACAATGAAAGGTGGATATTGAGCAGCTAAAGACCATCAGTGATGGAATATTACAATTCTTGCAGCATTCATTCACACAGTCAGCTTACTGATTGCATGATCACTGCAGCCTCCAGGCTTATGAATTTAAGGTCAGCATCTTGTATCAGACTACCTCTTGTGAAATGATCACTTTTTTATTACTCTTaattgttttactgtgtttatttttgcgTAGAAAACTTTTTGTCTGTAATTGTTGAGTTTGCATCTTAGTATCATGTTTACCTGAGTTATCAGACTGCTTCAGATTGAGTAGATCTCAAATCGGTTGGCAGAATAGGTTTTAAACCACAAAATACggacatatttaattaaatatgtccAAGGTAGTTCCCTCTGCAGATGTGCTCTCTCTTTATTTAGATTGTTTCTGACATTTACATTTGTCTTAGAAACTGTTTTTCAAAAGTTCTGATTTTTAGAGGAACATATTCTAACTCTTTTAAAGAAGTAAACTGATAATATCATGCGCTGTACACGTGATGGACAGCAGCTACTCTGTCAGGCCTAAAATGAATAACAGGAAGCAGCCACAAAATTCACTTATTATCCCTTCAGATGCTCACCAACATGCTTGATCTCGTTTCTAAATTATCCAGTAATCCAGTTAAGTTGAAGTCttatataatttaaatattCCAGAAATATGTTATTAGCCTTCCAAAATATTTTCTACAGTTAAAAATACTGACTAAAGTATAAATAATGACTTTGACTCTCTATTTATCATCTTTCCTTTTGTACACAGGCTGCTAACAGAAACAGGTTATTAAAGCTGCAGTTTTAATTGTTACCAGGCACAAGTGTTTCTTAATGTGTTCATCAGCAGATGAGGTGTAAACAGACATACTGGTATAATATTGTGTTAATAATGTAAAACACTGTAAGTCTGTATGCAATGTAAATTAACAATTTACTGTAGCATTGCTGTAGATAAATACAGCGTGCACACATGGGCAAAACTTGTTTTAAACAGCAGTTTATATAAATGTGCTGAATAATGCTTTTTCATGTTAGCTGGAAGATTTACTAATACgctaaaaaaaattcttaaatGCTTACAGAGAATTTCTTCTGATAGCAACTTGTGTTCATGTAAGATTGTGATGCATTATTGCAGATATTTTAGCTCAGTGGTTTTGTTGCTATTTCGCATTTAATTTGGGTAACACACAGAACAACGTTCCAGGTCTTGTAGAAGTTTGCTTTGCGATACAACGCTGCACAGTCCCCAATATCCtaatcaaacaaataaaataaaagttattaGGGTCATTCTATCTCCAATCAGCAACGTTTTTGAACATTCTCTTGTTGACCATCTCTGATTTGCATAAAATTATTATGGTCCAAAGTCTGAATATATATAATGATTGTTGCAGATTTCAGTTTTATATAAGAAATAGTTTTGAACATTGCCTCTTTCCACCCTGTTTTACTTGAGTGGACAGAGGCAAAGTCTGAACGTGAATGGAATGACTGATAACCGGATGAGGCaattatttttaacatgaaTATCTGAAAAACCAAGATCGATAAAGGCCTGGAATGATCACTACCTGGTCTTAGCATGAAAATGAATCTTTTCTGTAATTTGGgacatttatatgaaaaactGTCTGAGTTTTGGctaattaaaatatttgtaaaaattCAAGCTGTCCTGTAAAGTCTTATATTAAAAGTGATGATTTCACATAAGGTAAGATGCTGACCTTAAACCCATAATCCTAACACCTAACCAACCATAAGCGTAATGCCACGAATGCTGGAGGCTGCAGTGATCATGCAACTAGTATGCTGACTTTGTCAGTGAATGCTGCAAAAATTGTAATATTCCATCATTGATGATCAATATCcacttttcattgtttatgGTTTTTGTTCACatgcagtggttctcaaactgtggtaTGCATACCACTGGTGGTACTTGGGCTCCCTGTAGTGGTATGCGGGAAATCTCCCCCCCAAAATttaagattaaataatatacCATTGCGGAGGTATGCAAAGGTGCCAAAACGCTGatggaaaaaacacagctttttcCCACCGTACCAAAATCTCAGGCACCATCGATGAGTTGGTGGTCCTCGGGAGTATCGGTGGGGATGAAGAAGATGCCGTCAGTGAGTCGTGAACTATTGCCTGGATGCCAAAGCTTCTGGTAGCCAGGTGAATGCGATCTGCTTCTTCTGCGAGTTAGCGGTAATCCTTCGCGGCCAGCAGCAACTGTCAGAGGAAGAGGTGAGTGAAGACAAATCCGCTGTCATCCGATCCTAGCAATCACAGCATGCTCTCCATGAGCTCGAGAGCGATACCATCACCCAGGCCTGAGAAAGAGGAGTTTCTCGGCCCACTCTGCATTGGAGAGGGAGTAGCGCCACAGCAGCAGTGCCTTGAGAACGGTGTATTTCCCTTGGGAGGGGGGATTTGGGAGGAGGGTCATCACACAGCGGGTGGACAGCGGATCCAGCGAGGCCACCACATGATGGTATTTCGACACGACGACACGTCGGCTGAAACACCACGAAGAACAAACTGGGCTTTGACATGCACAAACCACGAAGGAGGGTCGTGAAGCCAAAAATCCAGCAGCTTAATCGCCGcagcaaaaattaaaacgtacagctctgttagcacttctgacataaatgaagagagaaaactcAACAGCAGTGGTGTTTGTAGGGCTACTGAATTTGGGCTAGCTAGTATATAATAATGTGCTACAaggtggctagctacacagctatggttagcaCCCCTTTTTGGGGGGCTTGTTCAGATGAAATAGAACAAGATAGAAGCATCAAAGCATGTTGAAAACACAACAGCCCTGAtaaatggatgcaaactgcatttcgttgccctgtacctgtgcatgtgcaatgacaataaagttgaattctattctattgaattctattctattctaaacgcagagtagtttgTTCATATGTCATCACATAAGACCGGATGTCTTATTGCagtacagttgttattattatcacttgttccatcctgtttatgacagttaaaataaataacattcatataataaataaaattgtctcGTGTAAACTGTATGTGGTGCTAAATAGGCCTATACTACTGTACTTTAATGCCGGTCACAAGGGTGGTGCTTCAAGAGCCATGTATTCTATGAGGTGGTACTCattgtgaaaagtttgagaaTCACATGCTCTAGTACCTTCTTGGCCTCCTCTTCGTTTTCGATCACatcacatctgtgtgtgtgtctataatgTAAAATATCTAATATCAAACTAAACTTTGGAACAAACACCAATGCTGATCAAAAATCACCACATTTGTATGTTTCCATGAATACcctcaaaatacatttcaaagtgCTTTTGAACATGTAAAATCCCCTTGTCCCCTAATATAGTTGCTCAGCATTCATTTTTT contains these protein-coding regions:
- the LOC113012570 gene encoding C-type lectin domain family 4 member M-like isoform X1; translated protein: MDNPQRRPNENNDTPSNGIFRQGGSTKYPPIIPFLGLLNAVLLITAVVIGVNCAKVKEGSLHISNPAVTQLFNELDYLRSNHSDVIEAEEEAKKALESAINNHKEVKVKIEQLKTVNDGYQKQMQALQVEKANLKSNVSALEGSCGGCLPGWALFNSSCYFFSYTESSTVKKNWHESREDCVSRGSDLVVIDNQEEQKYVSHIIQNMKTSNSKWENGFWIGLTDMENEGNWTWINNVTEVQQRYWMDGEPNNGGYFGEHCGVAVHSTFNPWKTRYDGNCDSKHVALDV
- the LOC113012570 gene encoding C-type lectin domain family 4 member M-like isoform X2, which encodes MDNPQRRPNENNDTPSNGGSTKYPPIIPFLGLLNAVLLITAVVIGVNCAKVKEGSLHISNPAVTQLFNELDYLRSNHSDVIEAEEEAKKALESAINNHKEVKVKIEQLKTVNDGYQKQMQALQVEKANLKSNVSALEGSCGGCLPGWALFNSSCYFFSYTESSTVKKNWHESREDCVSRGSDLVVIDNQEEQKYVSHIIQNMKTSNSKWENGFWIGLTDMENEGNWTWINNVTEVQQRYWMDGEPNNGGYFGEHCGVAVHSTFNPWKTRYDGNCDSKHVALDV